From a single Prosthecobacter sp. genomic region:
- the zwf gene encoding glucose-6-phosphate dehydrogenase translates to MPELENPFQETLLSRHRAEPCTVVIFGATGDLTHRKLIPAIYNIAACGDLPPQFKVVGFARRDKTDEGFRAELEEGNRKNSRQGHNDELWNSYAQCIHYHRSEFEDLEGYKSLGRLLDQFDVERGTPANRLFYLASAPEAFKPILEMLRAAGLNEGVGGKWARVVCEKPFGKDLATARGLNAVVAETFEEKDTYRIDHYLGKETAQNIMVLRFANSIFEPNWNSRYIDHVQITCAENLGMEGGRGGYYDTAGALRDMVQNHLFQLLTLVAMEPPTDLSADSVRDEKVKVIRALRPLVGPEAVGKNVIRAQYTAGSVDGVPRVGYRQEDRVNPESKTEPYVALRVMIDTWRWQGVPFYIRVGKQLPKKATEISVHFKKPPQVPFATSNMLKNSENTLVIRIQPDEGIALRILCKQPGQAQNVQQVKMDFRYSSSFGKASPEAYERLLLDAMAGDATLFARRDEVENAWKFIDEIEHAWHKSATPPPMHEYPAGSWGPKEADDLLRADGREWRLL, encoded by the coding sequence ATGCCTGAACTGGAAAATCCCTTTCAAGAGACCCTGCTCTCACGTCATCGTGCGGAACCCTGCACCGTGGTCATTTTTGGTGCCACTGGCGACCTCACGCACCGTAAGCTCATCCCAGCCATCTACAACATCGCCGCCTGTGGCGATCTGCCGCCGCAGTTCAAGGTGGTGGGCTTTGCCCGCCGGGACAAAACCGACGAGGGCTTCCGTGCCGAGTTGGAGGAGGGGAACCGCAAAAACAGCCGCCAGGGCCACAACGACGAGCTGTGGAATAGTTACGCACAGTGCATCCACTACCACCGCAGTGAGTTCGAAGACCTCGAAGGGTACAAGTCTCTCGGCCGTCTGCTGGATCAGTTCGATGTGGAGCGCGGCACCCCTGCCAACCGTCTTTTCTACCTCGCTTCCGCTCCCGAGGCTTTCAAGCCTATCCTCGAAATGCTTCGTGCTGCCGGTTTGAACGAGGGCGTGGGCGGCAAATGGGCGCGTGTCGTGTGTGAAAAACCCTTCGGTAAGGATCTCGCCACCGCGCGCGGCCTGAACGCCGTGGTCGCCGAGACTTTCGAGGAAAAGGACACTTACCGCATCGACCACTATCTCGGCAAAGAAACCGCGCAGAACATCATGGTGCTGCGTTTTGCGAACTCCATTTTCGAGCCTAACTGGAACAGCCGTTACATCGATCATGTGCAGATCACCTGCGCCGAAAACCTCGGCATGGAAGGCGGCCGCGGCGGCTACTACGACACCGCCGGGGCGCTGCGTGACATGGTGCAGAACCACTTGTTCCAATTGCTCACCCTCGTGGCGATGGAACCGCCGACCGATTTGAGCGCCGACTCCGTGCGCGATGAAAAAGTGAAGGTCATCCGCGCCCTGCGCCCGCTCGTCGGCCCCGAGGCCGTCGGCAAGAACGTGATCCGCGCCCAGTACACCGCCGGCAGCGTCGATGGCGTGCCGCGCGTCGGTTACCGGCAGGAAGATCGCGTCAATCCCGAGTCCAAGACCGAGCCGTATGTCGCATTGCGAGTCATGATCGACACCTGGCGCTGGCAGGGCGTGCCGTTTTACATCCGTGTGGGCAAGCAACTGCCGAAAAAGGCCACTGAGATCAGCGTGCATTTCAAAAAGCCGCCACAGGTGCCCTTTGCCACCAGCAACATGCTCAAGAACAGCGAAAACACCCTCGTCATCCGCATTCAACCGGACGAGGGCATCGCCCTGCGCATCCTGTGCAAGCAACCTGGTCAGGCGCAGAATGTGCAGCAGGTGAAGATGGACTTCCGTTACTCCTCCAGCTTCGGCAAGGCCAGCCCCGAGGCCTACGAACGCCTTCTGCTCGATGCGATGGCTGGCGACGCCACGCTCTTTGCTCGCCGCGATGAAGTGGAGAACGCCTGGAAGTTCATCGACGAGATCGAACACGCCTGGCACAAGTCCGCCACGCCGCCGCCGATGCACGAATACCCCGCCGGAAGCTGGGGACCGAAGGAGGCCGACGACCTGCTCCGCGCCGACGGTCGCGAATGGCGGCTGTTGTAG
- a CDS encoding response regulator, with product MLTAINAPPPQARTKVLIVEDEGIVARDLKRRLEKQGFEISGIADNAVDALRLAVENPPDLALMDIIIQGDRDGIATALELRTRHDIPVVFLTAHSDMATIQRARSVLPYGYLVKPFEERELLTTIEMATYRHQTDARQRLYQRAISATTVGMLVTDASQPDLPIISCNAAFERISGYSEAEIIGRNPRFLQGPESDPESVRVMRDAVQAGRDCQVTLRNYRKDGTPFWCEVTISPVRDASGQLTHFIGVENDVTTQRQADEHIRHQAALIDQANDAICVFDLESRVTFWNPGAVRLYGFATEEVFGRPIMDSICREPAEKREAFIQEVFRVGHWNGEIRHQTKDGRALTVLSRLTLLTDAHGLPSGMLAVNHDLTETKALEQQLLRSQRQETLGALAGGIAHDLNNALAPILMGVELLKAKYPGAPGIVDLFDSSVRRAAAMIRQLLTFAKGTAGERSPVQLSYLIMEMQGIIESTFPKNITVQVHADSNLPTVLADATQLHQVLLNLCVNARDAMPTGGTLTLAATKVEVSVVQAGMPPNAKTGCHVAVSVRDTGTGIPLEIRERIFDPFFSTKAADKGTGLGLSTVMGIVKGHDGFLKVDSAPGQGTAFTAYLPAAISAAEAAPQTKWKMSFQGQGETILFVDDEPAVREVAREVLQRMNFRVVLASDGIEALMWLNEHQSILRAVITDQHMPNQDGLVFVSILKKILPDIPVIVSSGRLEDDMRKKFQALGVNAFLDKPCAEDQLAAVLHSIFAPA from the coding sequence GACGAGGGCATCGTCGCCCGTGACCTGAAACGCCGCCTGGAAAAGCAGGGCTTTGAGATCTCCGGCATCGCGGACAATGCGGTGGATGCCCTGCGTCTGGCAGTGGAAAATCCGCCGGATCTCGCCCTGATGGACATCATCATCCAAGGGGATCGCGACGGCATCGCCACCGCACTCGAGCTGCGCACTCGGCATGACATTCCGGTGGTGTTTCTCACCGCGCACTCCGACATGGCCACCATCCAGCGCGCCAGGAGCGTCCTGCCCTATGGCTATCTGGTCAAGCCCTTCGAGGAACGCGAGCTGCTCACCACCATCGAGATGGCCACCTACCGGCACCAGACCGACGCACGGCAGCGGCTCTACCAGCGGGCCATCTCCGCCACCACAGTGGGCATGCTCGTCACCGACGCGTCCCAGCCAGACCTTCCCATCATCTCCTGCAACGCGGCCTTTGAACGCATCTCGGGTTATTCTGAGGCCGAAATCATCGGCAGAAACCCGCGCTTCCTCCAGGGGCCGGAATCGGACCCGGAGAGCGTCCGCGTGATGCGGGACGCCGTCCAGGCCGGCCGCGACTGCCAGGTCACGCTGCGCAACTACCGCAAAGACGGCACGCCCTTCTGGTGTGAAGTGACCATCTCCCCTGTGCGGGACGCCTCCGGCCAGTTGACGCATTTCATCGGCGTGGAAAATGACGTGACCACGCAGCGGCAGGCCGATGAGCACATCCGCCACCAGGCCGCGCTCATTGACCAGGCCAACGATGCCATCTGTGTCTTTGATTTGGAGTCACGCGTCACCTTCTGGAATCCAGGAGCGGTGCGCCTGTATGGTTTTGCCACGGAAGAAGTCTTTGGACGCCCGATCATGGACAGCATCTGCCGCGAGCCTGCTGAAAAGCGCGAAGCCTTCATCCAAGAGGTCTTCCGCGTCGGCCACTGGAATGGTGAGATACGTCACCAGACCAAGGACGGACGTGCGCTGACCGTTCTCAGCCGTCTCACGTTGCTGACGGACGCCCACGGCCTGCCCAGCGGCATGCTCGCCGTCAACCATGACCTCACCGAAACCAAAGCCCTCGAACAGCAGCTCCTGCGCTCCCAGCGGCAGGAAACCCTCGGTGCCCTGGCCGGCGGCATCGCTCACGATTTGAACAACGCCCTGGCCCCCATTCTCATGGGCGTGGAGCTGCTCAAAGCGAAGTATCCCGGCGCGCCCGGCATCGTGGATCTGTTTGATTCCAGCGTCAGACGCGCAGCGGCCATGATCCGGCAGTTGCTGACCTTCGCCAAAGGCACGGCGGGGGAACGAAGCCCGGTCCAGCTCAGCTACCTCATCATGGAAATGCAGGGCATCATCGAAAGCACCTTTCCCAAAAACATCACCGTCCAGGTTCATGCTGACAGCAACCTGCCAACCGTGCTGGCGGATGCCACCCAACTGCATCAGGTGCTGCTGAACCTGTGTGTCAACGCCCGTGACGCCATGCCCACAGGCGGCACGCTCACCCTCGCGGCAACAAAAGTGGAAGTCAGTGTCGTGCAGGCGGGCATGCCCCCCAACGCCAAGACTGGCTGCCATGTGGCAGTGAGTGTGCGGGACACCGGCACCGGCATCCCGCTGGAAATCCGCGAGCGCATTTTCGACCCCTTTTTCAGCACCAAAGCCGCTGACAAAGGCACCGGACTGGGCCTCTCCACCGTCATGGGCATCGTCAAGGGCCACGACGGCTTTCTGAAAGTGGATTCCGCACCCGGCCAGGGCACGGCCTTCACCGCCTACCTGCCCGCCGCAATCTCCGCCGCCGAGGCCGCGCCCCAAACCAAATGGAAAATGTCCTTTCAAGGGCAGGGAGAAACCATCCTGTTTGTGGATGATGAGCCTGCGGTGCGCGAAGTCGCACGCGAAGTGCTGCAACGCATGAATTTCCGCGTGGTGCTGGCCAGCGATGGCATCGAGGCCCTGATGTGGCTCAACGAGCATCAGTCCATCCTGCGTGCCGTCATCACCGACCAGCACATGCCCAACCAGGACGGCCTGGTCTTCGTGAGCATCCTCAAGAAAATTCTGCCGGACATTCCGGTCATTGTTTCCAGCGGGCGTCTGGAAGATGACATGCGCAAGAAATTCCAAGCGCTGGGGGTGAACGCGTTTCTGGACAAACCCTGTGCTGAAGACCAGCTCGCCGCAGTGCTGCACAGCATTTTCGCACCGGCCTGA